In Biomphalaria glabrata chromosome 11, xgBioGlab47.1, whole genome shotgun sequence, the following proteins share a genomic window:
- the LOC106065671 gene encoding xylulose kinase-like isoform X2, which yields MWVKAFDVLLDRMKADNFKFQNVRALSGAGQQHGSVYWKKGSRDILKNCQPDRSLYDQLQDCFSVKDSPVWMDSSTKSQCAELEEKIGGALTLAQVTGSKAYERFTGVQIMKIFQTNRESYDNTERISLVSSFAASLFLGDYAPIDHSDGTGMNLLDIWTRSWSEKCLEICGSDLASKLGEPVHSSQNIGTVSNFLVSRYGFNPECIVAAFVGDNPASLAGLAPEQDDVIVSLGTSDTVFLWLSHPTPGLSGHIFANPLNKKDFMSLTCFKNGSLTRERIRDQYAGGSWEIFSEILQKTSQGNNGNLGIYFDIMEIQPTAQGIFRFDSEGKEVAMFPPEIEVRAVIEGQFVARRVYAEKVGCHLGPSTRIIATGGGSKNKEILQVLADVFNSPVYVKDVPNSACLGCALRAKHTSLGPDVSFSEVAKETQPPLLIASPDCSSDIYLSLCERYTDFERKLQANQILGSKS from the exons ATGTGGGTTAAAGCCTTTGATGTCTTATTGGACCGTATGAAAGCTGACaactttaaatttcaaaatgttaGAGCTCTTTCTGGTGCAGGTCAA CAACATGGGAGTGTTTATTGGAAGAAAGGATCCAGagacattttgaaaaattgtcAGCCGGATAGATCTTTATATGATCAGTTGCAG GATTGTTTCAGTGTCAAAGATTCTCCAGTCTGGATGGACTCCAGTACTAAATCTCAGTGTGCTGAGCTGGAAGAGAAGATTGGGGGTGCACTG ACACTTGCTCAAGTGACTGGATCCAAGGCTTATGAAAGATTCACAGGAGTCCAAATCATGAAGATATTTCAGACTAATAGAGAATCTTATGACAACACTGAG AGAATTTCATTAGTGAGCAGTTTTGCAGCAAGTTTGTTTCTTGGAGACTATGCTCCAATTGATCACAGTGATGGAACTGGAATGAACTTACTTGATATATGGACACGTAGTTGGTCGGAAAAATGTTTAGAG ATTTGTGGCTCAGATCTAGCTTCCAAGCTTGGTGAACCAGTCCATTCTTCACAAAATATT GGAACTGTGtctaactttttagtttcaAGGTATGGCTTTAATCCTGAGTGCATTGTGGCTGCATTTGTGGGAGACAACCCTG cttcactTGCTGGATTAGCCCCAGAACAAGATGATGTTATT GTCAGTTTGGGTACAAGCGATACAGTCTTTCTGTGGCTCTCTCACCCCACGCCAGGACTGTCTGGACACATCTTTGCCAACCCACTTAACAAAAAGGACTTTATGTCTCTCACTTG ctttaaaaatggaTCACTTACTAGAGAAAGAATTAGAGATCAATATGCTGGAGGATCATGGGAAATTTTTAGTGAAATCTTACAAAAAACATCACAAGGCAATAATGGAAATTtag GTatttattttgacattatggAGATACAACCCACTGCTCAAGGTATATTTAGGTTTGACTCTGAGGGAAAAGAG gtTGCCATGTTTCCACCAGAAATTGAAGTTCGAGCAGTCATTGAAGGCCAGTTTGTTGCAAGGAGAGTTTATGCTGAAAAGGTTGGCTGTCATCTAG GCCCCAGTACCAGAATCATAGCCACAGGTGGAGgatctaaaaataaagaaattctGCAG GTTCTTGCAGATGTATTTAACTCCCCTGTGTATGTTAAAGATGTCCCAAACTCGGCCTGCTTGGGTTGTGCACTGAGGGCTAAACATA CTTCTCTAGGGCCAGATGTTTCATTCTCAGAAGTAGCTAAAGAAACCCAACCACCACTGTTGATTGCTTCCCCTGATTGTAGCAGTGAT ATCTATCTGAGCTTGTGTGAACGCTACACAGACTTTGAAAGAAAACTACAAGCCAATCAAATCCTAGGAAGTAAATCCTAA
- the LOC106065672 gene encoding uncharacterized protein LOC106065672 isoform X3 — MRSINQHVLVCVKNVKQILCKNMDIKNVPSSFNLLELICSRSSCGKYNSVTRANSSFQKPVKCADYADSNRKANALKRESVDSPTNQPKSKKKRPNYFVAVQITDPEIHEVAKKVQTAIQSSYDFNIDLAMVGSEKFHITLMVMHLANQEEVERASAALEKCVSTILVKTSGQQVKLQMEGVSAFGGGRVVFAGLKPSHDFDHLHFMSDEVHKNMSEEGIFTTDTRSEFNPHMTLVKFNGDRKLLKLGFKKVSAEKYEPFLHQVFGSQSVASLQLCSMNKKREDGYYFVNHEVFFHKAS, encoded by the exons atgcgttCTATAAATCAACATGTTCTTGTTTGTGTCAAAAATGTCAAACAAATCCTGTGCAAAAATATGGACATAAAAAATGTCCCCTCTAGttttaatttactagaattAATTTGCAGTAGATCAAGTTGTG GCAAATATAACTCAGTCACCAGAGCAAATTCATCTTTTCAG aagCCTGTTAAGTGTGCAGATTATgcagattcaaatagaaaagcCAATGCACTCAAGAGAGAATCAGTCGACAGCCCAACCAACCAACCTAAGAGCAAGAAGAAGCGCCCAAATTATTTTGTGGCTGTTCAGATAACAGATCCAGAG ATTCATGAAGTGGCTAAAAAGGTTCAAACTGCTATTCAAAGTAGTTATGATTTCAACATAGACCTTGCCATGGTGGGCTCTGAAAAGTTTCACATCACGCTAATGGTCATGCATCTGGCTAATCAAGAAGAGGTGGAAAG GGCTTCTGCTGCATTAGAGAAATGTGTGTCAACCATTCTTGTCAAAACCAGTGGCCAGCAAGTGAAATTGCAGATGGAAGGAGTGTCTGCTTTTGGTGGTGGTCGTGTAGTCTTTGCTGGGTTGAAACCTTCACATGACTTTGATCATTTACACTTCATGTCAG ATGAAGTACACAAAAATATGTCAGAAGAAGGCATTTTTACTACTGACACAAGAAGTGAATTCAATCCTCATATGACTTTAGTTAAATTTAATGGAGacagaaaattattaaaattag GATTTAAAAAAGTGTCAGCAGAGAAATATGAGCCATTTCTTCATCAAGTGTTTGGTTCACAGAGTGTCGCCAGTCTACAGTTGTGTAGCATGAATAAAAAAAGGGAAGATGGCTATTACTTTGTTAATCATGAAGTGTTCTTTCATAAA GCCAGTTGA
- the LOC106065672 gene encoding uncharacterized protein LOC106065672 isoform X1 yields the protein MEKLVENDSKIVEKCCSFNTQVCVDGKRHVLPTSLLLNLKTWIQEQHSQIVKQIIEDNILSCIEKDVDKGQQCTSDDSIYSDILDNTVEDIQEKVLSKPSNDPLPCNEDLQDNGKYNSVTRANSSFQKPVKCADYADSNRKANALKRESVDSPTNQPKSKKKRPNYFVAVQITDPEIHEVAKKVQTAIQSSYDFNIDLAMVGSEKFHITLMVMHLANQEEVERASAALEKCVSTILVKTSGQQVKLQMEGVSAFGGGRVVFAGLKPSHDFDHLHFMSDEVHKNMSEEGIFTTDTRSEFNPHMTLVKFNGDRKLLKLGFKKVSAEKYEPFLHQVFGSQSVASLQLCSMNKKREDGYYFVNHEVFFHKAS from the exons ATGGAGAAACTAGTTGAGAATGATTCTAAAATTGTTGAAAAGTGCTGTTCTTTCAATACACAAGTCTGTGTAGATGGCAAGAGACATGTATTACCAACATCACTTCTATTAAACCTGAAAACTTGGATACAGGAACAGCATTCACAAATTGTAAAGCAAATAATAGAAGACAATATCCTTAGTTGCATAGAGAAGGATGTTGACAAGGGACAACAGTGCACTTCTGATGATAGCATTTACAGTGATATTTTGGATAATACAGTAGAAGACATTCAAGAAAAAGTTTTGTCGAAACCTTCAAATGATCCATTGCCTTGTAATGAAGATCTTCAAGATAATG GCAAATATAACTCAGTCACCAGAGCAAATTCATCTTTTCAG aagCCTGTTAAGTGTGCAGATTATgcagattcaaatagaaaagcCAATGCACTCAAGAGAGAATCAGTCGACAGCCCAACCAACCAACCTAAGAGCAAGAAGAAGCGCCCAAATTATTTTGTGGCTGTTCAGATAACAGATCCAGAG ATTCATGAAGTGGCTAAAAAGGTTCAAACTGCTATTCAAAGTAGTTATGATTTCAACATAGACCTTGCCATGGTGGGCTCTGAAAAGTTTCACATCACGCTAATGGTCATGCATCTGGCTAATCAAGAAGAGGTGGAAAG GGCTTCTGCTGCATTAGAGAAATGTGTGTCAACCATTCTTGTCAAAACCAGTGGCCAGCAAGTGAAATTGCAGATGGAAGGAGTGTCTGCTTTTGGTGGTGGTCGTGTAGTCTTTGCTGGGTTGAAACCTTCACATGACTTTGATCATTTACACTTCATGTCAG ATGAAGTACACAAAAATATGTCAGAAGAAGGCATTTTTACTACTGACACAAGAAGTGAATTCAATCCTCATATGACTTTAGTTAAATTTAATGGAGacagaaaattattaaaattag GATTTAAAAAAGTGTCAGCAGAGAAATATGAGCCATTTCTTCATCAAGTGTTTGGTTCACAGAGTGTCGCCAGTCTACAGTTGTGTAGCATGAATAAAAAAAGGGAAGATGGCTATTACTTTGTTAATCATGAAGTGTTCTTTCATAAA GCCAGTTGA
- the LOC106065672 gene encoding uncharacterized protein LOC106065672 isoform X4, with product MHFPKKQLLLIMTSNVSHSKYNSVTRANSSFQKPVKCADYADSNRKANALKRESVDSPTNQPKSKKKRPNYFVAVQITDPEIHEVAKKVQTAIQSSYDFNIDLAMVGSEKFHITLMVMHLANQEEVERASAALEKCVSTILVKTSGQQVKLQMEGVSAFGGGRVVFAGLKPSHDFDHLHFMSDEVHKNMSEEGIFTTDTRSEFNPHMTLVKFNGDRKLLKLGFKKVSAEKYEPFLHQVFGSQSVASLQLCSMNKKREDGYYFVNHEVFFHKAS from the exons ATGCACTTTCCCAAAAAACAACTTCTACTAATTATGAcctcgaatgtctctcaca GCAAATATAACTCAGTCACCAGAGCAAATTCATCTTTTCAG aagCCTGTTAAGTGTGCAGATTATgcagattcaaatagaaaagcCAATGCACTCAAGAGAGAATCAGTCGACAGCCCAACCAACCAACCTAAGAGCAAGAAGAAGCGCCCAAATTATTTTGTGGCTGTTCAGATAACAGATCCAGAG ATTCATGAAGTGGCTAAAAAGGTTCAAACTGCTATTCAAAGTAGTTATGATTTCAACATAGACCTTGCCATGGTGGGCTCTGAAAAGTTTCACATCACGCTAATGGTCATGCATCTGGCTAATCAAGAAGAGGTGGAAAG GGCTTCTGCTGCATTAGAGAAATGTGTGTCAACCATTCTTGTCAAAACCAGTGGCCAGCAAGTGAAATTGCAGATGGAAGGAGTGTCTGCTTTTGGTGGTGGTCGTGTAGTCTTTGCTGGGTTGAAACCTTCACATGACTTTGATCATTTACACTTCATGTCAG ATGAAGTACACAAAAATATGTCAGAAGAAGGCATTTTTACTACTGACACAAGAAGTGAATTCAATCCTCATATGACTTTAGTTAAATTTAATGGAGacagaaaattattaaaattag GATTTAAAAAAGTGTCAGCAGAGAAATATGAGCCATTTCTTCATCAAGTGTTTGGTTCACAGAGTGTCGCCAGTCTACAGTTGTGTAGCATGAATAAAAAAAGGGAAGATGGCTATTACTTTGTTAATCATGAAGTGTTCTTTCATAAA GCCAGTTGA
- the LOC106065672 gene encoding uncharacterized protein LOC106065672 isoform X2, giving the protein MEKLVENDSKIVEKCCSFNTQVCVDGKRHVLPTSLLLNLKTWIQEQHSQIVKQIIEDNILSCIEKDVDKGQQCTSDDSIYSDILDNTVEDIQEKVLSKPSNDPLPCNEDLQDNGKYNSVTRANSSFQKPVKCADYADSNRKANALKRESVDSPTNQPKSKKKRPNYFVAVQITDPEIHEVAKKVQTAIQSSYDFNIDLAMVGSEKFHITLMVMHLANQEEVERASAALEKCVSTILVKTSGQQVKLQMEGVSAFGGGRVVFAGLKPSHDFDHLHFMSGFKKVSAEKYEPFLHQVFGSQSVASLQLCSMNKKREDGYYFVNHEVFFHKAS; this is encoded by the exons ATGGAGAAACTAGTTGAGAATGATTCTAAAATTGTTGAAAAGTGCTGTTCTTTCAATACACAAGTCTGTGTAGATGGCAAGAGACATGTATTACCAACATCACTTCTATTAAACCTGAAAACTTGGATACAGGAACAGCATTCACAAATTGTAAAGCAAATAATAGAAGACAATATCCTTAGTTGCATAGAGAAGGATGTTGACAAGGGACAACAGTGCACTTCTGATGATAGCATTTACAGTGATATTTTGGATAATACAGTAGAAGACATTCAAGAAAAAGTTTTGTCGAAACCTTCAAATGATCCATTGCCTTGTAATGAAGATCTTCAAGATAATG GCAAATATAACTCAGTCACCAGAGCAAATTCATCTTTTCAG aagCCTGTTAAGTGTGCAGATTATgcagattcaaatagaaaagcCAATGCACTCAAGAGAGAATCAGTCGACAGCCCAACCAACCAACCTAAGAGCAAGAAGAAGCGCCCAAATTATTTTGTGGCTGTTCAGATAACAGATCCAGAG ATTCATGAAGTGGCTAAAAAGGTTCAAACTGCTATTCAAAGTAGTTATGATTTCAACATAGACCTTGCCATGGTGGGCTCTGAAAAGTTTCACATCACGCTAATGGTCATGCATCTGGCTAATCAAGAAGAGGTGGAAAG GGCTTCTGCTGCATTAGAGAAATGTGTGTCAACCATTCTTGTCAAAACCAGTGGCCAGCAAGTGAAATTGCAGATGGAAGGAGTGTCTGCTTTTGGTGGTGGTCGTGTAGTCTTTGCTGGGTTGAAACCTTCACATGACTTTGATCATTTACACTTCATGTCAG GATTTAAAAAAGTGTCAGCAGAGAAATATGAGCCATTTCTTCATCAAGTGTTTGGTTCACAGAGTGTCGCCAGTCTACAGTTGTGTAGCATGAATAAAAAAAGGGAAGATGGCTATTACTTTGTTAATCATGAAGTGTTCTTTCATAAA GCCAGTTGA
- the LOC106065671 gene encoding xylulose kinase-like isoform X1, with product MAATCESDNLYLGFDFSTQQIKVLAINENLDVVYEKHVQFDTDLSEYNTHGGVHIHEDNITITTPTRMWVKAFDVLLDRMKADNFKFQNVRALSGAGQQHGSVYWKKGSRDILKNCQPDRSLYDQLQDCFSVKDSPVWMDSSTKSQCAELEEKIGGALTLAQVTGSKAYERFTGVQIMKIFQTNRESYDNTERISLVSSFAASLFLGDYAPIDHSDGTGMNLLDIWTRSWSEKCLEICGSDLASKLGEPVHSSQNIGTVSNFLVSRYGFNPECIVAAFVGDNPASLAGLAPEQDDVIVSLGTSDTVFLWLSHPTPGLSGHIFANPLNKKDFMSLTCFKNGSLTRERIRDQYAGGSWEIFSEILQKTSQGNNGNLGIYFDIMEIQPTAQGIFRFDSEGKEVAMFPPEIEVRAVIEGQFVARRVYAEKVGCHLGPSTRIIATGGGSKNKEILQVLADVFNSPVYVKDVPNSACLGCALRAKHTSLGPDVSFSEVAKETQPPLLIASPDCSSDIYLSLCERYTDFERKLQANQILGSKS from the exons ATGGCAGCAACGTGTGAATCTGATAACTTGTACTTAGGATTTGATTTTAGCACTCAGCAG ATCAAAGTTTTAGCTATAAATGAAAATCTTGACGTTGTCTATGAGAAACATGTCCAGTTTGATACAGATTTGTCTGAATATaa CACTCATGGTGGAGTCCACATTCATGAAGATAACATAACAATCACAACACCCACAAGAATGTGGGTTAAAGCCTTTGATGTCTTATTGGACCGTATGAAAGCTGACaactttaaatttcaaaatgttaGAGCTCTTTCTGGTGCAGGTCAA CAACATGGGAGTGTTTATTGGAAGAAAGGATCCAGagacattttgaaaaattgtcAGCCGGATAGATCTTTATATGATCAGTTGCAG GATTGTTTCAGTGTCAAAGATTCTCCAGTCTGGATGGACTCCAGTACTAAATCTCAGTGTGCTGAGCTGGAAGAGAAGATTGGGGGTGCACTG ACACTTGCTCAAGTGACTGGATCCAAGGCTTATGAAAGATTCACAGGAGTCCAAATCATGAAGATATTTCAGACTAATAGAGAATCTTATGACAACACTGAG AGAATTTCATTAGTGAGCAGTTTTGCAGCAAGTTTGTTTCTTGGAGACTATGCTCCAATTGATCACAGTGATGGAACTGGAATGAACTTACTTGATATATGGACACGTAGTTGGTCGGAAAAATGTTTAGAG ATTTGTGGCTCAGATCTAGCTTCCAAGCTTGGTGAACCAGTCCATTCTTCACAAAATATT GGAACTGTGtctaactttttagtttcaAGGTATGGCTTTAATCCTGAGTGCATTGTGGCTGCATTTGTGGGAGACAACCCTG cttcactTGCTGGATTAGCCCCAGAACAAGATGATGTTATT GTCAGTTTGGGTACAAGCGATACAGTCTTTCTGTGGCTCTCTCACCCCACGCCAGGACTGTCTGGACACATCTTTGCCAACCCACTTAACAAAAAGGACTTTATGTCTCTCACTTG ctttaaaaatggaTCACTTACTAGAGAAAGAATTAGAGATCAATATGCTGGAGGATCATGGGAAATTTTTAGTGAAATCTTACAAAAAACATCACAAGGCAATAATGGAAATTtag GTatttattttgacattatggAGATACAACCCACTGCTCAAGGTATATTTAGGTTTGACTCTGAGGGAAAAGAG gtTGCCATGTTTCCACCAGAAATTGAAGTTCGAGCAGTCATTGAAGGCCAGTTTGTTGCAAGGAGAGTTTATGCTGAAAAGGTTGGCTGTCATCTAG GCCCCAGTACCAGAATCATAGCCACAGGTGGAGgatctaaaaataaagaaattctGCAG GTTCTTGCAGATGTATTTAACTCCCCTGTGTATGTTAAAGATGTCCCAAACTCGGCCTGCTTGGGTTGTGCACTGAGGGCTAAACATA CTTCTCTAGGGCCAGATGTTTCATTCTCAGAAGTAGCTAAAGAAACCCAACCACCACTGTTGATTGCTTCCCCTGATTGTAGCAGTGAT ATCTATCTGAGCTTGTGTGAACGCTACACAGACTTTGAAAGAAAACTACAAGCCAATCAAATCCTAGGAAGTAAATCCTAA